One Paenibacillus riograndensis SBR5 DNA segment encodes these proteins:
- a CDS encoding oligosaccharide flippase family protein, whose product MNGSRLLRQSAIRAFALFIVKLTGLIGRVILTRIVGAEGIGLYQIAYSFYGFVLMFTGGLPTTLAMASAKKPAQSWSLLKIISLGVILFGGIVSMAVFWNSPAISRFLGNPGLEYSIRGLAPSLFAVPLLGLVRGYLQGHKQIGVIALSEIIEQASRIFFMLLIVWHVLPLGINRAIGSGLYGTFIGALSAFSLLTIYISVNKTSLPYNTSYTVQSLPIFWFIQSSLMISATRLIIPASEFIDAVLIPNRLLAAGYSTSEATSMYGVIYGMAVIVAYAPTLLTGALCHTLSVQIAAEWQQGNMQRFNRLSATAFKVCWLWGIATALFLKGYAPELSLFIFNTETAGPAIKYLAAIPLLVGFREISTSILWSQDIRKSPFYGLLTGIICATAAQYFLVGIPGFGYKGAAIAILLLEAVASLWNLQALRFKIDQLSTLLFGLLSDLIVLSVALFGVRQLSQSFPGTPSGFGRFLFAALLYFLVVGLYMYLRCIRKRK is encoded by the coding sequence ATGAATGGTTCCCGCCTGTTAAGACAATCTGCAATCCGGGCTTTTGCTTTGTTTATCGTGAAGCTGACCGGCCTGATCGGCCGTGTGATCTTGACAAGAATTGTAGGTGCAGAAGGAATTGGCCTCTATCAAATCGCCTATTCCTTCTACGGATTTGTGCTTATGTTCACAGGGGGATTGCCGACAACCTTGGCTATGGCAAGCGCTAAGAAACCTGCCCAAAGCTGGAGTCTTCTAAAAATAATATCGCTTGGTGTTATTTTATTCGGAGGAATTGTCAGTATGGCGGTTTTTTGGAACTCTCCGGCTATCTCCAGGTTTCTTGGCAATCCCGGCCTGGAATATTCAATCCGGGGTCTCGCTCCTTCACTGTTTGCCGTGCCGCTATTGGGATTGGTAAGGGGATATTTGCAGGGTCACAAACAAATCGGGGTTATCGCGCTGTCTGAGATTATCGAGCAGGCTTCCAGAATTTTTTTCATGCTCCTGATCGTCTGGCATGTCCTGCCCCTTGGGATCAACCGCGCTATAGGTTCAGGGCTTTATGGCACTTTTATAGGCGCATTATCCGCCTTTTCCTTGCTCACTATCTATATCTCTGTAAATAAAACAAGCCTTCCTTACAACACCAGTTATACAGTCCAGTCTCTTCCCATCTTTTGGTTCATTCAATCATCACTTATGATCTCTGCAACACGGCTGATTATTCCTGCCTCCGAATTTATAGACGCTGTGCTTATTCCCAACCGGCTGCTTGCAGCGGGCTACAGCACTTCCGAAGCGACCTCCATGTATGGAGTGATTTACGGAATGGCCGTCATCGTGGCCTATGCTCCCACCCTTCTGACCGGAGCCTTGTGCCACACCCTGTCCGTGCAAATTGCGGCGGAGTGGCAGCAGGGAAATATGCAGAGATTTAACAGACTTTCTGCTACAGCCTTCAAAGTATGCTGGTTATGGGGAATTGCAACAGCGTTATTTCTAAAGGGTTATGCCCCGGAATTATCGTTATTTATCTTCAATACCGAAACAGCCGGACCCGCAATCAAATATTTAGCTGCCATCCCCCTGTTGGTAGGCTTCCGTGAAATCTCCACCAGTATTTTATGGTCGCAGGATATCAGGAAAAGTCCATTTTATGGACTCCTTACAGGGATCATCTGCGCCACAGCTGCCCAATACTTTCTGGTAGGAATTCCCGGCTTCGGCTATAAAGGTGCCGCCATTGCTATACTTTTACTGGAAGCAGTAGCTTCATTATGGAACTTGCAGGCTTTGCGTTTCAAGATAGATCAGCTAAGCACCCTCTTATTTGGCCTGCTATCTGATCTCATAGTTCTATCTGTCGCGTTGTTCGGGGTCAGGCAGTTATCGCAATCTTTTCCTGGAACGCCATCGGGCTTTGGGAGATTCCTGTTTGCAGCCCTCTTGTATTTTCTTGTGGTGGGACTATATATGTATCTTCGCTGCATACGAAAAAGAAAATAA
- a CDS encoding response regulator transcription factor, with protein sequence MIKIVIAEDQRMLLGALASLLDLEDDMKVVGRAANGEEAVKLVQQHQPDICIMDIEMPAMSGLEAAEALKDSGCKIMILTTFARAGYFERAVKAGVDAYLLKDSPSEELALSIRSVMSGKRLYAPELMDEAYSGEANPLTQREKEVLGLIADGKNTKEIASQLYITTGTVRNYISVILDKLDVGNRIEAITRFKEKGWFK encoded by the coding sequence ATGATCAAAATTGTAATCGCTGAGGATCAGCGCATGCTGCTGGGGGCTCTCGCCTCCCTGCTCGACCTGGAGGATGATATGAAGGTTGTAGGGCGGGCGGCGAACGGGGAGGAAGCCGTCAAGCTGGTGCAGCAGCATCAGCCGGATATTTGCATCATGGATATTGAAATGCCGGCCATGAGCGGCCTCGAAGCCGCTGAAGCCCTGAAGGATTCAGGCTGTAAAATCATGATTCTGACCACCTTTGCCCGTGCGGGGTATTTTGAACGCGCCGTTAAGGCCGGAGTGGATGCCTATCTCCTGAAAGACAGTCCGAGCGAGGAGCTTGCCCTCTCGATCCGCAGCGTGATGTCCGGCAAACGGCTTTATGCTCCCGAGCTGATGGATGAGGCTTACAGCGGTGAAGCCAATCCTTTGACCCAGCGGGAGAAGGAAGTGCTGGGCCTGATCGCCGACGGCAAAAATACGAAGGAGATCGCCAGCCAGCTGTATATTACAACCGGAACCGTGCGCAACTATATTTCGGTCATTCTTGACAAGCTGGATGTCGGCAACCGGATAGAGGCCATTACCCGCTTTAAGGAGAAGGGCTGGTTTAAGTGA
- a CDS encoding class F sortase yields MKKRILAFITAAIVLSVTGCAGSGQQMDNRPDSSTPRPLQTMPEHLNTAEKGLNENHAVIDEPKPFMPDLLTIPAISVKAGIQPVSLLENGQMDVPDNTEITGILFPGVLPGGKGNVIIDGHVDSYSGPAVFFKLKKLKQGDKVIVSSKTGRQLTYIVESVEAFTPAEAPMERIFGETGERRMNLITCTGRYSRKKKEHEKRLIIFTKLDGEL; encoded by the coding sequence ATGAAAAAACGGATATTGGCCTTCATTACCGCGGCCATTGTATTAAGTGTTACCGGTTGCGCCGGCTCTGGACAACAAATGGACAACCGTCCGGACAGCAGCACTCCCCGGCCTTTGCAGACAATGCCTGAACACTTAAACACTGCTGAAAAGGGATTAAATGAAAACCATGCAGTTATTGATGAACCCAAGCCGTTTATGCCTGACCTGCTTACGATTCCTGCCATCTCGGTAAAAGCGGGCATTCAGCCAGTGAGCCTGCTGGAAAACGGGCAAATGGATGTCCCTGACAATACGGAGATAACGGGTATTCTCTTTCCGGGCGTTTTACCCGGGGGGAAGGGAAATGTCATTATAGACGGGCATGTAGACAGTTACTCGGGACCGGCTGTTTTTTTCAAATTGAAAAAATTGAAACAAGGAGATAAAGTGATTGTTTCGAGTAAGACAGGGCGCCAATTGACTTATATTGTGGAGTCGGTTGAAGCCTTTACCCCTGCTGAAGCTCCAATGGAACGTATTTTTGGTGAAACCGGAGAACGGAGAATGAACCTGATTACCTGCACTGGCAGATACAGCAGAAAGAAAAAGGAACACGAGAAAAGACTGATTATTTTCACAAAACTGGACGGTGAACTATGA
- a CDS encoding amidase domain-containing protein produces the protein MTLMKRSCLISAVIFLLVSFQFSAERAAADPSASDHELKSELENIYAERAKILINGNTGRLEKRYLMEQALSKNAFQHERNRTEYMNAWADKRNIKLIHADSSIRIIRRAISGDTAKVSLVQSLKIAYVYNNKIIPEQFFGVGTRHFMTLKKSNGNWKIAREWYLDPLDENPHKIAEKPEGAAPSDKPKSEPNEDKKFNRARAVAYANKYAGAAWGAGNQHHYNKKYLDYTGKGGDCTNFASQVIGDPEEGGGLQMQGGWRYFYKSGGTQTWVQTDSFSRFLLRSGYGKMIAKGDYQQIMSPSKKYPGGAVSELQPGDLVGYILRHDDTDHFSVIVGFDDSGYPLVNSHTADRYRVPFDLGWDKDTKYQLFHIKG, from the coding sequence ATGACTCTTATGAAAAGAAGCTGTCTCATATCTGCTGTTATTTTTCTGTTAGTATCCTTTCAATTTTCCGCTGAAAGGGCTGCGGCAGATCCAAGCGCATCAGATCATGAGCTGAAATCAGAGCTGGAAAATATCTATGCAGAAAGAGCCAAAATACTCATTAATGGCAACACGGGCCGTTTGGAGAAACGTTATCTTATGGAACAGGCCTTAAGTAAAAATGCCTTCCAGCATGAACGCAATAGAACCGAATATATGAATGCATGGGCGGACAAGCGGAATATCAAATTAATCCATGCCGACAGCAGCATCCGGATCATCCGCCGGGCCATCAGCGGAGATACCGCCAAAGTGTCTCTGGTGCAATCCCTTAAAATTGCCTATGTATACAACAATAAAATTATCCCCGAGCAATTCTTCGGGGTGGGTACCAGGCATTTCATGACCTTGAAGAAAAGTAACGGGAACTGGAAAATCGCCCGCGAATGGTATTTGGACCCGCTGGATGAGAACCCTCACAAGATTGCGGAAAAACCGGAGGGTGCAGCTCCTTCAGATAAACCCAAATCCGAGCCGAATGAGGACAAAAAATTCAATCGCGCCCGGGCCGTCGCATATGCCAATAAATATGCCGGAGCAGCATGGGGGGCCGGAAACCAGCATCACTATAATAAAAAATACCTGGATTATACCGGCAAAGGCGGGGACTGCACCAATTTTGCCTCACAGGTAATCGGGGACCCTGAGGAGGGCGGAGGTTTGCAAATGCAGGGCGGCTGGCGGTATTTCTATAAATCCGGCGGCACACAGACCTGGGTACAAACCGATTCCTTCAGCAGATTTCTCTTAAGGTCAGGATACGGGAAAATGATTGCCAAAGGCGATTATCAGCAGATTATGTCCCCCTCGAAAAAATATCCCGGAGGAGCCGTTTCAGAGCTTCAGCCCGGGGATTTAGTAGGTTATATCCTGCGGCACGATGATACTGACCATTTTTCCGTAATTGTCGGATTTGATGATTCCGGTTATCCGCTTGTCAATTCCCACACCGCCGACCGTTACCGTGTCCCTTTTGATCTGGGCTGGGACAAAGATACCAAATACCAGCTTTTTCACATTAAAGGCTGA
- a CDS encoding HEAT repeat domain-containing protein: MSTALLQELHQEVRRLYIAGSELAAGDFRLKRLLPQFQQLGERAAVFKRLGEGITSLVEPGAGDGAPAAVRLQELTLLLESVLYTQGVSTPDEAPGELRSRNFTLDTKLPYRKLAAVRQALTTTGSGRYEVVIEAFKEGVFQDLRLLPLAIAALNDPYSEIAEFAMNNILPAYGPAITGYLIESLNLTGGKSEVRKLKVIAKAGGTEALEKIFKAAEDGSDDIRAAAIECLGGHDAYLQDLLEWSKDKKKVIREAAYKALATGGSSQGEDRLYEAFAGKKDRELAADALAHCSSAPLVERLSALYMQELRELPEKNEDKKKAEQLWNNIRPFTTVLYGQQNPQLDELYSYVIADHGRFASLGLVNVIDEAARYKVRAATESAYEELRKLEQLESRFFPYVFRAAQQLMSPEELYKQFGGTLINKLKAVVTRDSAQRNKMLMDTIKGQVMQAEEIWYDADWDPQRERQYRETGMLAPDKIAAAWDPHWLDLFIHRDELELVCAFARPDHAEARRYLLNKLDERKESQHKQRNHDFLPDIFTGLARSGMPDPELHELLISMLENGKSYLPYRFDYNLFQQMLRFPASYSGRLEAVIPNQRYYESRAQLEYVVHQLKSQA, encoded by the coding sequence ATGAGTACAGCATTATTGCAAGAGCTACATCAAGAAGTCAGAAGACTATATATCGCCGGCAGTGAACTGGCTGCCGGAGATTTCCGCCTGAAACGGCTGCTTCCGCAGTTTCAGCAGCTCGGTGAGCGGGCGGCAGTCTTCAAACGGCTCGGAGAGGGCATCACCTCTCTGGTGGAACCGGGTGCAGGTGACGGAGCACCTGCAGCAGTGCGGCTGCAGGAGCTGACGCTGCTGTTGGAATCGGTGCTGTATACCCAAGGGGTCAGCACACCTGATGAAGCTCCCGGTGAGCTTCGCAGCCGAAACTTTACTCTCGACACCAAGCTCCCGTACAGGAAGCTGGCCGCAGTGCGGCAGGCCTTGACCACAACAGGCAGCGGCAGGTATGAGGTTGTAATTGAAGCCTTTAAGGAAGGCGTGTTTCAGGACCTGCGCCTGCTTCCGCTGGCTATTGCAGCCTTGAATGATCCCTATTCGGAGATTGCCGAGTTTGCCATGAACAATATTCTTCCTGCATATGGTCCTGCCATCACCGGATACTTGATTGAAAGCCTTAATCTGACGGGCGGCAAAAGCGAAGTCCGCAAGCTGAAGGTCATCGCCAAGGCAGGCGGAACGGAAGCGCTGGAAAAGATCTTCAAGGCGGCTGAAGACGGCAGCGACGATATCCGGGCTGCGGCAATTGAATGTCTTGGGGGCCATGACGCTTACCTCCAGGACCTGCTGGAGTGGAGCAAAGACAAGAAAAAAGTCATCCGTGAGGCGGCGTATAAAGCGCTGGCGACAGGCGGATCATCACAGGGCGAGGACCGGCTGTATGAAGCGTTTGCAGGGAAGAAGGACCGGGAGCTGGCGGCGGATGCTCTGGCGCATTGTTCTTCCGCTCCGCTCGTGGAGAGGCTGTCCGCTCTATATATGCAGGAGCTGCGTGAATTACCGGAGAAAAATGAGGACAAGAAAAAGGCGGAACAACTGTGGAACAATATCCGGCCGTTTACGACTGTGTTATACGGGCAGCAGAATCCGCAGCTGGATGAGCTGTATAGCTATGTGATAGCGGATCATGGGCGCTTTGCGTCCCTGGGCCTCGTAAACGTTATTGATGAAGCGGCGCGTTACAAAGTAAGGGCGGCTACGGAATCGGCTTATGAGGAGCTGCGGAAGCTGGAACAACTCGAATCCCGCTTTTTTCCTTACGTTTTCCGGGCAGCCCAACAGCTGATGTCACCGGAGGAGCTGTACAAGCAATTTGGCGGCACGCTGATTAACAAGCTGAAGGCTGTCGTCACCAGGGATTCTGCGCAGCGCAATAAAATGCTTATGGATACGATCAAAGGGCAGGTTATGCAAGCGGAGGAAATATGGTATGACGCGGATTGGGACCCGCAGAGGGAGCGGCAGTACCGTGAAACGGGGATGCTTGCTCCTGACAAAATTGCGGCGGCTTGGGACCCGCACTGGCTGGATTTGTTCATTCACAGGGATGAACTGGAGCTGGTATGCGCTTTTGCTCGTCCGGATCACGCGGAAGCCCGCCGCTATCTGCTGAACAAGCTGGATGAGCGGAAGGAATCGCAGCACAAGCAGCGGAATCATGATTTTCTACCTGACATATTTACGGGGCTCGCCCGGTCAGGAATGCCGGACCCTGAACTGCATGAACTGCTGATATCCATGCTGGAAAATGGAAAGAGCTATCTTCCCTACAGATTTGATTATAATCTGTTCCAGCAAATGCTGCGTTTTCCGGCTAGCTACAGCGGCCGGCTGGAAGCAGTTATTCCAAATCAAAGATATTACGAGAGCCGGGCTCAGCTGGAATATGTGGTCCATCAGCTTAAGAGTCAGGCATAA
- a CDS encoding AAA family ATPase has protein sequence MTTEQEQLKDYMRLPAEVLYREELEALRKEDKGNIPAGWQMSPRAVLTFIAGGKAGKKVITPKYIGNTRLIEMAVATLVTDRALLLIGEPGTAKSWLSENLAAAIYGNSGLVVQGTAGTSEEHVRYSWNYAMLLANGPTPEALVKSPIMRAMEDGGIARFEEISRCASEVQDALISILSEKTISVPELGKEAGARKGFSIIATANTRDRGVNEMSAALKRRFNIIVLPAPADIETELSIVKKRVAEIASSYNLGAAVPADEALLKVVTIFRELRSGMTLDKKEKVKTPAGVISTAEAISLLTNSMALAASFGDGELTDRDLAAGLQGAVVKDDDKDKLVWKEYLDNVMKKKGAEWRGLYQACKEMNE, from the coding sequence ATGACAACGGAACAAGAACAGCTTAAGGATTATATGCGGCTGCCGGCAGAGGTATTGTACCGGGAGGAGCTGGAGGCGCTGCGCAAGGAGGACAAAGGCAATATCCCGGCTGGCTGGCAGATGTCTCCGCGTGCGGTGCTGACTTTTATCGCAGGCGGCAAGGCCGGCAAAAAGGTCATAACGCCCAAATACATCGGCAACACGCGCCTGATCGAAATGGCGGTCGCCACACTGGTCACGGACCGGGCGCTGCTGCTGATCGGCGAGCCGGGTACGGCCAAATCCTGGCTGTCGGAGAATCTGGCGGCGGCCATCTACGGCAACTCGGGACTTGTAGTGCAGGGCACTGCCGGAACCAGTGAAGAGCATGTGCGCTATTCATGGAATTATGCCATGCTCCTGGCGAATGGTCCTACCCCGGAAGCGCTGGTCAAAAGCCCCATCATGCGGGCCATGGAGGACGGCGGAATTGCCCGGTTTGAAGAGATTTCGCGCTGCGCCTCTGAAGTGCAGGATGCGCTGATCTCCATTCTTTCCGAGAAGACCATCTCTGTGCCGGAGCTTGGCAAGGAGGCAGGGGCGCGCAAGGGCTTCTCCATCATTGCCACCGCCAACACCAGAGACCGCGGAGTCAACGAAATGTCGGCTGCACTGAAGCGTCGCTTCAATATTATTGTGCTGCCTGCGCCTGCGGATATCGAAACCGAGCTGTCCATCGTGAAGAAGCGGGTCGCAGAGATTGCATCGTCCTATAATCTGGGGGCAGCCGTTCCGGCGGATGAGGCGCTGCTTAAGGTTGTGACGATCTTCCGCGAGCTGCGCAGCGGGATGACGCTGGACAAGAAGGAGAAGGTGAAGACTCCCGCAGGGGTCATCTCCACCGCCGAGGCTATCTCGCTGCTGACGAACAGCATGGCGCTTGCCGCCAGCTTCGGGGACGGCGAGCTGACGGACCGCGACCTTGCCGCCGGGCTTCAAGGGGCAGTTGTCAAGGATGATGACAAAGACAAGCTGGTCTGGAAGGAATATCTGGATAATGTGATGAAGAAAAAAGGAGCGGAATGGCGCGGTCTCTACCAGGCCTGTAAGGAGATGAACGAGTGA
- a CDS encoding sensor histidine kinase: MQKWHHIFHKSTGLSPYVWVVFYILPFYFIFRSASVNQNQWVYGIVMVAVFFACYVLSFKSKGWVVYFWTTVQILVSITMTLLFGYMYFALFIAFFIGNIQKRAGFFTLYSIHLLTTIAAINYEMITGNRVFISQLPFVLVSMIAVVLLPATTYNRNNQDKLQGQLEDANKRISELVIMEERQRIARDLHDTLGQKLSLIGLKSDLAGKLIHKNPAQAAVEINDVRQTARSALKEVREMVTQMRGIRLEDELIRIRQLLEAAEIEFQLEGSPKLVNTSLMTENVLSMCLKEAVTNVVKHSGATLCQVQIEPSRTDLLIKVKDNGTGIEGSNLYDKGHGLQGMRERLEFVNGSMDVLQDKGTTLIIRVPNVFKQPELKEVKGL, translated from the coding sequence ATGCAAAAGTGGCATCATATTTTTCACAAAAGTACGGGTCTCAGCCCTTATGTATGGGTTGTTTTTTACATTTTGCCGTTTTATTTCATCTTCCGTTCCGCCTCAGTGAACCAAAACCAGTGGGTATATGGAATCGTTATGGTTGCTGTGTTTTTTGCCTGTTACGTCCTCTCGTTCAAATCCAAAGGCTGGGTGGTTTATTTCTGGACCACTGTACAGATCCTTGTCTCGATCACAATGACGCTGTTGTTCGGGTATATGTATTTTGCGTTATTTATTGCTTTTTTTATCGGGAATATTCAGAAAAGAGCCGGTTTTTTCACGCTGTATTCGATTCATCTGCTGACGACCATTGCTGCGATCAATTATGAGATGATTACAGGTAACCGGGTTTTCATTTCGCAGCTTCCGTTCGTGCTGGTGAGCATGATCGCTGTAGTGCTGCTGCCCGCGACCACCTATAACCGCAATAACCAGGATAAGCTGCAAGGACAGCTGGAGGATGCCAACAAACGGATCTCCGAGCTGGTTATTATGGAGGAACGGCAGCGGATTGCCCGGGATCTGCATGATACGCTGGGACAGAAGCTGTCGCTCATCGGCCTCAAAAGCGATCTGGCCGGCAAATTGATCCACAAAAATCCGGCACAGGCTGCGGTTGAAATTAACGATGTCCGGCAGACCGCGAGAAGTGCGCTCAAGGAAGTCAGGGAGATGGTTACGCAAATGCGCGGAATCCGCCTGGAGGATGAGCTGATCCGGATCCGGCAATTGCTGGAGGCGGCAGAGATTGAGTTCCAGCTGGAGGGCAGCCCGAAGCTTGTCAATACCTCGTTAATGACAGAGAACGTGCTGAGCATGTGCCTGAAGGAGGCCGTTACCAATGTAGTGAAGCACAGCGGTGCGACACTCTGCCAGGTGCAGATTGAACCCTCGCGGACGGACCTGCTGATCAAAGTCAAAGATAATGGTACCGGGATTGAGGGAAGCAATCTGTATGACAAGGGGCATGGGCTGCAGGGAATGCGGGAACGGCTTGAATTTGTGAACGGCAGTATGGATGTGCTGCAGGATAAAGGTACAACGCTCATCATTAGGGTGCCAAATGTTTTTAAGCAGCCGGAACTGAAGGAGGTAAAAGGGCTATGA
- a CDS encoding SWIM zinc finger family protein translates to MPELTTSYVDSLAPNAAAIKNGQGLVRKKSFIRLHTSENGELLFGQCAGSGKTPYECSVDFISPDNPVFRCTCPSRQFPCKHTLGLLYAYVEGQAFTPAPVPEDISSKREKAEKREENKAKQAAGGAESKPKKVNKSALKKKINAQLEGLDLLEKLVLSLIRGGLSTIDSKTLKTVQEHVKQMGNYYLSGAQTQLRRFALLLGKGENREESYTYAMEQLTRLHAFIKKARVYLTTRAEDPELALDHESTIDEWLGHAWQLSELKEYGLVKESVELLQLAFYSYDDPARQELVDLGYWLETASGAIHRTVNYRPYKAAKLMREEDSFFDLARIPLLYTYPGDMNVRVRYEEMTSRAVEAKDLERVAASANRSYAEALKKVKNQLKNPLSDKTPVMLLHAASLGVTGSGQYVLTDDAGVQLVLDDIPSLPQGTLELLPFLPASAMKNCCVLVMFEHLLDQGRLVAQPLTIIQDGAITRLLY, encoded by the coding sequence TTGCCTGAACTTACAACATCCTATGTAGATTCGCTCGCACCCAACGCAGCCGCCATTAAGAACGGCCAGGGCCTGGTGCGCAAGAAGAGCTTCATCCGGCTGCATACCTCCGAGAATGGAGAACTGCTCTTTGGACAATGCGCCGGGAGCGGGAAAACCCCTTACGAGTGCTCCGTAGATTTTATTTCGCCGGATAATCCGGTGTTCCGCTGCACCTGCCCCAGCCGGCAATTTCCCTGCAAGCACACATTAGGCCTGCTCTATGCCTACGTGGAAGGACAGGCTTTCACTCCTGCGCCTGTCCCCGAGGATATTTCCTCCAAACGCGAAAAAGCGGAAAAACGGGAAGAGAATAAAGCCAAGCAAGCTGCCGGAGGCGCAGAAAGCAAGCCCAAGAAGGTCAACAAATCTGCCCTGAAGAAAAAAATAAACGCACAGCTTGAAGGTCTTGACCTCCTGGAAAAGCTGGTGCTGTCTCTGATCCGCGGCGGCTTGTCCACCATCGACAGCAAAACGCTCAAAACCGTTCAAGAGCATGTAAAGCAGATGGGCAACTACTATTTATCGGGAGCGCAGACACAGCTTCGCCGCTTCGCCCTGCTTCTGGGCAAGGGAGAAAACCGGGAAGAGAGTTATACATATGCCATGGAGCAGTTGACAAGGCTTCATGCTTTTATCAAGAAAGCCCGGGTCTATTTGACCACAAGAGCTGAGGACCCCGAGCTTGCCCTCGATCATGAATCCACCATCGACGAATGGCTGGGGCATGCCTGGCAGCTGTCTGAGCTGAAAGAGTATGGTCTGGTCAAAGAATCTGTTGAACTTCTGCAGCTGGCATTCTATAGCTACGATGATCCCGCCCGTCAGGAGCTCGTGGATCTTGGCTATTGGCTGGAGACGGCAAGCGGTGCGATTCACCGGACTGTCAACTATCGTCCTTATAAGGCTGCGAAGCTGATGCGGGAGGAAGACAGCTTTTTTGATCTGGCGCGGATTCCGCTTCTGTACACCTACCCCGGCGATATGAATGTCCGGGTACGGTATGAAGAAATGACATCAAGGGCTGTCGAAGCTAAAGACCTGGAGCGGGTTGCGGCAAGTGCAAACCGTTCATATGCAGAAGCGCTCAAGAAGGTCAAAAATCAGTTAAAAAATCCGCTCAGCGATAAAACGCCAGTCATGCTGCTGCATGCGGCCAGCCTGGGAGTGACGGGGAGCGGCCAGTATGTGCTCACTGATGATGCCGGAGTCCAACTGGTGCTGGACGACATTCCTTCGCTGCCCCAGGGGACGCTTGAACTGCTGCCGTTCCTGCCTGCTTCTGCAATGAAGAACTGCTGCGTGCTGGTGATGTTCGAGCATCTTCTGGATCAGGGGCGGCTGGTTGCCCAGCCATTGACCATTATCCAAGACGGAGCCATTACCCGGCTTCTGTACTAG